The genome window TTTTTTTCCAGCATATTCTACTCTGACAAATTTCAATACTCCTGACGAACTTGCAGGATTACTACCGCCATAAGTTGTCAATGCAGGATCTAAATCATCATAGTTTATTGAAGAATAAAGTCCGAATTTATTAATTGGGGCATCGCCAAGAATAACGATACCTCCCCAGTCCCCTGCTTTTTTAGCAGTTTTGTTAGAAGTAAAAACAATAGGATCTGTTTCTAGACCTTCTGCAACAATTTGAGAACCTTTAGTAATAATCAAAGTTCCTCTAGAATCAGAATCACCAATAATTATAGTACCCGGATCTATAGTAAGTACAGCATTATTTGTAACATATACATTACCTTGGATAATGTATACATCCTTTTTTGTTAATCTTGTATTTACTGTAATATTACCAGCAAGGATTTGAGTTGCCTCACCATAATCAGCTTTTGCAGGTTTGAATTCTGTCCAGTTATTTAACCAATTGCTTGATCCAAAAATTCCTTTTTCTTGTTGAGCATTTACATTGCTAACAACTGTAAAAAAAACCCAAATAAGTAAAAATTTAGTTTTCATAGGCTTGGGGGATATTAATATTTTTTCTCTGTAGGAGAGATTATTTACTCATAAAAGAGTTTGAGATCGAACTTAGAAAATATAAATTTTCTAAAAATTTATATTTTATTGTCCTTCTAAATCTCGTAATGATTTTAATGTCTGTTCATAGAACAAAATTGCATTAACTAGCTGTCCTTTATCACAAAAAGGGAGCATTTTTCTTAGATAATCAACGGAAATATCTAAATAAGTCTGTGTTGCTTCTTTATCTAAATCTAAAGCTTTTTTGTTGTCAGCTGTATCTGGAATACCTAAATCTGTCATAGTTACACCTGGCTTAGTTGCTAAGCCAATTTTAGGCAGTATTCTCACAATCACTTTCATACGCTCAATGTATAATTCTACCAATTCACCTTTTGACAACGCTTTCAATGTTTTATCATCATTGTAAGTACGTATCGATGCACTTGTACTAATAATACTTTGAGGCAAGTTAGGTTTTGCCTGTGCAATACATTTTGATGAGCTTACTGCTAACATAAAAATACTGAAAAAAATAATTTTCCCTTTCATATCTTGGTTTTTTAATTAATAAAACAAAAATATACAATTAAATTGAATTTGCAAGTCCTGAAAAATAAAATCTAGAATATTTTAATGTAAAATCAACCTGTTTTTTACATTATATCCTATATAACCAGCACTTTATCGGAAAATATTGGATATTTAAAAAAATTAAAAATAGTAAAATTTAAAACAAAAAGAACGTTTTTACTTATTAAAACAATTAAAGAAATCATAATTAATTATTTCGAAAAAAAGAAATTCAAAAGTTATCAACAAATATTAGTTGAAAAAACACATCGTGAATACGTTTCAATTATATAAAAAATTCAAACAGACTTATAATTTATGCAATAACAAGTTCTAAACTTTGTAATAGAAAATTTTTGAAACTATCATTTTCTTTTATCTTTGCTACATGCAATTCTCTAAAATTTTAGGACAGGAATACATTAAAAATCACTTAATCAAAAGTGTCGATGCAGGCAGAATTCCTCATGCTCAATTGTTTGTTGGCCCCGAAGGCAGCGGTACTTTACCAATGGCAATCGCATATGCTCAATATGTATTATGTAATTCCCAGCAAGGTCCGAATGAATCCTGTATAGTCAAATTTGAAAAAATTACCCATCCAGATCTGCATTTTATTTATCCTACAGTTACTACTGAAGAGGTTAAACAAAAACCAAAAAGTATCGATTTCATTTCGGATTGGAGGGAATTTATTTTAGAAAATCCTTACGGCGGCTTATTTGATTGGTATGACAAATTAGGTGTTCAAAATAAGCAGGGCGAAATTCGTGTAGACGATGCGCAGGAAATTTTAAAGTCCCTGTCCTTAAAATCCTATGAAGGCGGTTATAAAATAATGATTATCTGGATGGCCGATAAAATGAATATCGCCGCATCCAATAAACTCCTCAAATTATTAGAAGAACCACCAGAGAAAACAGTTTTTCTTCTCATTTCTGAAAATGAAGAAGATATAATTCAGACAATTCGTTCCCGCTGCCAGATAACACATTTTAATGGTTTAAGCGAGCAGCTAATTGCAAATACTCTTGTCGAAAAAAAAGAATTAGACCCAAAAACTGCTCAAAAAATTGCGCACCAGGCACAGGGAAATTATAACAAAGCACTTCACTTATTAAATGCAGATGATGAAGCTTCGCCTTTTGAACAATGGTTTGTCACCTGGGTTCGGGCTGCATTCAAAGCCAAAGGAAATGCCGCTGCCATACAGGACTTGATCGAATGGAGTGAACAGATAGCCGCA of Flavobacterium marginilacus contains these proteins:
- a CDS encoding ATP-binding protein codes for the protein MQFSKILGQEYIKNHLIKSVDAGRIPHAQLFVGPEGSGTLPMAIAYAQYVLCNSQQGPNESCIVKFEKITHPDLHFIYPTVTTEEVKQKPKSIDFISDWREFILENPYGGLFDWYDKLGVQNKQGEIRVDDAQEILKSLSLKSYEGGYKIMIIWMADKMNIAASNKLLKLLEEPPEKTVFLLISENEEDIIQTIRSRCQITHFNGLSEQLIANTLVEKKELDPKTAQKIAHQAQGNYNKALHLLNADDEASPFEQWFVTWVRAAFKAKGNAAAIQDLIEWSEQIAALGRETQKKFLQFCIEMFRQALLLNYEAKELVYIETKAAKFKLENFAPFVNGNNINDIFKEISDAMYHIERNGNAKIILTDLSIKLTRLIHKK